The window AGAGTGAGCATTCAACTGGACCGtacataaagatggacgacatgagagctcctgCACAGCCCGTCTGGTCCGCCTGTCCACTCCCTGTTAGTGCTACAAGTGGCTGCAGCTCACCTGGGGGGCACTCGCGAGGTCGTCCTCAATGAACCGCAGTAAAAGGAGAGAAGTGGCTGAAATACTTATTGACACCCACTTCTAGACCAAAATGcccagattttattttagtttttgcaaatatagcATTGATGATATATCAAAATACTAAACCCGTTCATTTTTCTTACAGGGCAAACAGTTTTGCCTGTATAGCTCTAGCATTCGGCTAACATATGCTGACTGGTCGTTAAAGATTTATGACTAGCAGCGTTAACGTTACGGTGGGCTAACTTCattggttttgtgttttatagtCCTCATGCATTTTCCTCAAGAGAGCTACAGCAGACGTTACAAGAAAAATCGGCAAAAATCTCATCTATCATCTCAATGGAACTATACCGTTTGTACTGCTTATACAGAAAACATAACGAAAACTggataaaatgaaaagttttttaCCCTTAAAAGGTGCATTTTGGGGCTACAGCTCCATAAACCCCATTcattctggactacctcacGAGCGCCCCCTACGTAACCAGAAGTTCTCCTATAGAGTTCTCTTACAGAACTGAATAAGCAATAACCTGGACGCcacctggtggctggctgcagtacagcttaTAAGTCCCTCCCCCTCCATTTTAGCACATGACACATGAGCCAAACAGTTTGTTGaacatcatttttgttttccagatgaACTCTAATGCGTTCTACTCTACAGTATCCCTGCAGTTCCCACTCAAAGTACACTTCACATAAATTTCTGTCACTTTAATTAGTTCTTATCGTCCTGATATtgattattattgatattttgctttttgatcATTTTGGACTGCAGGAGGGCcgacagcagaaacaaaaccacaagGTGGGGTGCAAACCGGATATACTGGATGTTGTGCATTAAAGGGCCTCTGGAGCTCATCCAGAACACTTTGCTTGCATTCTCAACAATTTCCGAAACATTCGAGGCTGGGATTTGTGTGCTCTGAATACAGTTTACAGACACTGTACTGTGAAGTGTATTCACCACTCTCTCCATCATCACACACATGTACGTGTACTCACTGTGAAGTACCACTTTGGGAAACACCTGTACAAAGAAAACACCCGATGTGATTGGTTGTTCTCAGTAAACGGGGTCCTGGTTCATCAGGAGCTGCTGGTCTGTTTtagtaagaaaacaaatcaagtaCTCACACTTGGTTACTGAAGTATTTGTGCTTATGTTTCAGTAAGTACTCCAAATCAAGTACTGGGACTTGGTCCTCAAGAGACTCTACACTCACTACAGTTCAGACAGACCGGATTATCTACAGGCCCCACCcgcagacacacagaacagaacacacacacacgctcacacacacagacacttgcATAAGAGCAAATCAGTCAGTCCACCCTGCCCGCATATATAATGCAAAAGAGCACAAAAGGTATGAAAACGTATGAAAAATTCTTAAGGAAAACTTAGATATAGTATTTATAAAAAGAGGAATAATACTTTGTTTTGGAGAGGTTAAAGGGTCAGGAGTCTGTTTTAGCTACTGTCGCTGCCCatcgtgctgctgctgctgctcgccGTGTCCACTCGCTCTCGTTTGTGGATCTGCTCGTGTGCTTTGAGGTGGCCCGACTGGCTGAAAGTCTTCCCACAATGAGGGCAGGCGTACGGCCGCTCGCCCGTGTGGATCTGCTGGTGAGCCTTCAGATGGCCGAGGCGGCCGAAGCTCTTGCCGCACTGCGTGCAGCCGAACGGCCGCTCGCCCGAATGGATCTTCTCGTGGGTTTTTAACACGCCCGAGTTGCTGAAAGTCTTGCCGCACTGTGAGCAGGTGAAGGGTTTCTCGCCCGTGTGGATCTGCACGTGGTTGCGGTAGCTCGTCTCCTTGCTGAAGCTCTTGCCGCAGTGCTGGCAGCAGAACGGCCTCTCGCCCGTGTGGCTCAGCTGATGGGCCTTCAGCTCCTTCGACTGGCCAAAACTCTTGCCGCAGGTGACGCAGATGAAGGGACGCTCGCCCGTGTGCAGCCGCTGGTGCGATCGCAGGTCGTCGGCCTTCGTGAAGCCTTTGGGACAGTGGGCGCACACATACGGCTTCTGGCCCGTGTGGATCAGCTGGTGTCGTTTGAGGTTTCCCGCCTGACCGAAGCTCTTGCCGCACTGTGAGCAGGTGTAGGGTCGCTCCCCGGTGTGGATGCGCTGGTGGGTTTTCAGGTTTCCCAGCGTGCTGAAGTTCTTCCCGCACTGCGTGCACGAGAAAGGCTTCTCCCCCTGCATGTTGCGAGGCTTCCTCACCGTCGGGCTCTGGGTTTTGGTCGTGATGACCAGACTTTCGCCTCCTGCCTGCCCGGTCGCAGCAGGTGTCACCTCTGCCGCCGCCTTCCCCTCCGCAGCCGGCTGCAGCTCATACAGCGCCCCCCCTCCGAACTCAGGGTCCAGTTTTCCCATGCCGTCCATCAGCAGGGTGTCGGGCCGCAGCTTGTTGAGCTCGGTGCGGAGCTCGGCCATGTGGATGGACTCCAGGCCGTTGTGCTGCAGGTGGGAGGACATGGTGCTGGACTCTGTGGTGTAGTAACACTGCAGGTCCACGTGGTGGTCCGACTTTATGTACTCCAGAGTGTCCGTCACCTGCAACAAACAGTTGAGCTTCAGTCAGAGACCTCAGAGTCGCTCTATTAGCAAACGACACATCAGTCAGACTCGTGAATTCACATCTGAAGGTCAGCAGGAGTTGAGCGTCTGCTGCTACAAACCGAATCCTCGTCAAACACGTCTCTGCCAGGTGACCTCTGCTCAAGTCCTGTACTTACAAGTCTTGTCTCATACTTTGACTGCACCTCAGAGGTAACAGTTCTTACTGCACTACATCAGTCTGTCAGCTTTGCATTACACATTAAACTCTGCACGTTAAGCAGCAAATCAACAGGAGCGTTTTTAAAACACCACCTGTCTCCATCCACGGAACACCGTGCGGTTTTCACAGTCAGGTTTCAggcttcctgtctgtccacacTCATGTCACACctgtagtgactgacagagagcctcatcacctgaagctcagcatcaTCAAGTCAGTGAGCCTGCAGTGGACTACAAAGCCTCAAATATggccgccgctgctgctgcagagaagctgcagacTGTAAAACATGGAGGCCTCACACACACGTTCCACAGTTCCTGAGTTCTGCTCATTTTATCACAGAGATGCTTCAGAGCTCACCTGACAATCCTCGTGTTTTCAAGACGTTTTAACTGTCGCTGTTTTTTGAGTTGTGcattttgtggcatttttaaactttctgtcatgtgagtgacagcagtttgttctATCAGTGCAGGAAGGTGTTTCAAAGATGCTTCTGTCATAACGTACTGCGAGGGGGagtcaggactgtgtgtgttttactaaAGGACAGCAATTGAAAGGTTTGCTTTGAGACTGTGTGACTCTGGTGAGCTGACCTCTGATCCATCTGAGACTTCAGCTAACATTAATGATGGATCAGCTGTTGGTGTTTATTGCGAGTGTGTTTACAGGACAGAGATATGACCAGGTGTGTCAGGGTCCATTTTTACCTGGGAGATGTAGTCAAACACAGAGCTGGGCTCATAGTGTGACTTGAAATCAAGCTCTGTGACGTCGCTGTGGTGGAAGTGGCCCAGGTGGTGGCTGCCGTGGTGACCATGATGCTCAGACTTGATGTAGTCGAGGCCGCTGATCTCCATCTTGATCTGGTCCTGGCCCAGCTCGGCAGTGGACAGCGGCTGGATCTCTGACAGGTCCACGGTCCGGATGGGCTCCAGGTCTCCGTCCTCTGGCTCGCTCTTCACACAGGGCAGCATCACCAGCGGCTCGGCGATCTCCGCCGCCAGCGAGCTGAGCGTGGGCGTGGGGcagtcagaggagaggagggcaagAGTCGGAGTCGTGGTGGTGGAGGTCGGCCCCGGGCCGCAGTCCACCTGCAGGGAGGCGTCCAGGGGCGGGGGAGGGGAGCCGCACTCGGGGGGCAGGCCGAGGCTCAAACACTCAGTCTCTAAGTCTGTCATGGTGAGGGGCGGAGCTTATCCTCCTCACCTCAGTCTGCTTCAACAACTGAAGGATGGCTGCAGGTATAAAAGttcaccttcttcctctccaactcctcctccaccctccctccctccctccctccctccctccctcgtgAAGAAATCTACCTGTCCTGAGGCAGAAGGAGCTGAGAGGTAGAGGAAGTGTCCCTGAGCGTCTCCCGTGGGAATCCAACCAGACGTCGGCGAGACGTCGTGCTGATGTCACCACCCACACCTGACAGGGATGagcctgcagagagaggaacaaaATCACAGTCAGCTTCACCTCCTCCTACGAGCTCCCTGCAGAGGAGCTGAGAGGTGTGAGGTCTGATGAAGGTCTGGCTGGAGCTTCGACCTCTTCATCAGTTCCTCTGCAACAAAACTGCACTTTTCAGAGGTTAAGATGATCATTTCACTATGAACACACTTCAGTCAACAGGagctcacaaacacatggaTGCCCGTGAAAGCCTCAGCGCTGAGTCCAGATGTCCTGAGCTGGTCCTGAATGAGCAGGGCTGATCTGGGTTCAGTCAGCTGACAGGGTGAAAACTGCCGTGAAGATCCGAATGTTAGAGACGCAGCAGTTACTGCTCTGACATGAATTCAAATCAGCGTGGAAGCAGAAAGCCAATCTAACCTGtcgacacacactcactgcttTCTGACACAATCGAATATCTTTGACAAGGATCAATATAACGTACAGGTCTGCCAGTACGTGTCCTCGTCCCCAGCAGCTCAGGGCTTTCGACTCCCTCGGCTCGTGGCGGCCCGCGATCCAAACAATTACTGTTTACTACCAAAAAGGGACGACTGCCAGGGGTCGAGTCCAGCAGAGGCGGGACAAGAAGTTCTGTGTCAGGTGTCCTGCTGTCCCCTGACAAAATATCTGCTGTCAGTACAGTCCATGTGGACAGGACACCTGGACGACAACACTCcgaccaccacacacacacacactgaaaagttTGGAGGCTGGCTACTCCGAGCCCCGGCAGCCGTTACCGTCAGAGTACAAGTGTGCACTTCAGCCCGTAAAGAGGCCGAAGTTATGAACGGACTGCTCCGCTGAGAGCAGCGGCCGCCCGGGCGTGCGGTGTGCTCAGGTTACCTGTCTCCAAACACTCAGGTAGCCTCTTCAACTCGCCACGCAGCCGCTGCACGAACTGACTGCAAGAATCCGGCGgtgatttttttctcaaaggATGTCTGTCCGCCTCACAATAACACGACATCCTCCGGTTTGAGCGCAGGAAGTTTTAGTTTCGGCGATTCTTGCGCTCAGAGTGAAAAGTCTCTCtgacagaggagggaaatgtGTTTACAGCCGCTTTTCTGACATACAAAGACAGGGCAAGATGCCATGTCTAGCTAGCTAGCAGAGCTAGCCAGTGGCCATCTTGTTTATCACCCTAACGTCGCTTGCAGCCTGCTAAGCTAACTAGCAGGCTAGCTGGTGTTAGCATGGGggagaaagtgagagtgaaGCGGGGAGGAGAGGCAGGCGGAGGGGGAGTCGCGGTAGGTTAGCCTCCTCCGCTGTCTCGGCCACTTTTTTGCATTTAGCACGCTGGACTGGGCGCAGCGGGGAGCGGCTGACAGCCGCCACACAAAAGATACCAACTGTGGCAGATTGTGAAATGTGTCCGCCGCCGACACTCACGGTCATTATCTGTCAGACAGCGGTGCAGCCAGTTAAAAGAAGCAGGAAACCGAGCGCAGCTGCAGCGGGCTGCAACAAGAAAAGGAGCACGCCGAAGCCGAGCCGGTGATACCAGCGGGCTGAGCGGTACGTTACCTGCGGCTGGTCCGGTTCATGGCTGGATGTCCGCCTCGAATCGGCTCCGCTGCCCGTCACTTGTAGCTAACTCCGCCGGACCCGCCACGTCCACCTCGGCAGAACCCGccgcctctcctcctctcctcccctctaTCACTGACTAATTCcgctccctccttcctttcctccttccttccttcctttcctccctccttcctttccccCCCTTCGGTGCTCCCTCCGTCCTTCCTGCCTGCCCACTGGCTGCTCGTGCACATACCCGTTGAGGCGGGTTTGTAGGTAACTACGGCAACAGCGGTGGTCGGTAGGTGTAGTTTTCGGTGTCGCGCGCAGCACCAGTTCCCTTCAGCTGGACGAGCGGGTGCGCGCGCGGCACTTTGTTACTGACTGACGACTGCCGCCTCGCgctcctgttgtgtttttgctttttctcccGTTTCCAGCTCCACGCGCTCGGTGTATTGTGAGgaaggaatgaatgaatgagcgaGCGACACGCGCCCCGCTGATCCGGGTCAGTGCGGTCAAGTGGCCGATTAGGAGGAACGTGTGTATTAAACACCAAACAGTCGATCCATTGATCCCAAAGATAAACGCCATTTTGCCGATAAAGACGAGCTTGGCCGGGTTACGACGCCGGGGTGTAAGAGTCACTGACACTCTGATTCCGTGGAAGTGGATCTGCACGGAAACACGCAGAGGAATGTTGGAGCGACTCGGGATACTGAAAGAAGCCACACCGTTGCTGCCCGTGAACGCAACGCCATCCCGAAAGACGAAACGTCATTAGTCTCATCCAGatacatttaatgaaaatacTTGTGCAAATATTCCTGATACCGTATCAGCTGTGACGATGCTGTCGTCATTAACACGTAATTCATACTGCTGCAGTTATAACcaagaatgaaaacaggaaaagggcTGCTGTTCTCCTCACCTGAGCTCACCTGCAGGACAATCGGACCTTCAGGCCAATCTCCAAGTTTACACCAAAGTTGTTGAGTAAACCATAACCAGTCTGCTTCACGGTCACGTGTCCCAAATCCACTTTGACTTGGAGCTTCAGGCTGGGTTCACAAGCCAACACAGGACACAGACTTACAGCTGCTGACCGCCGCTCTCACTGTGGCCTATCAGAATCTCCTGCTGAACCCAGACTGGATCAAAACCGGCCTACATAGCTGTGTTGTGAGGCGCCAGTGGCAGCAATGTGTTTAGTTTGGCAGATGGGGGTTTTATGAACCCTTTGAAACACTCTTCCCACGATGTCAGACTGTCCCCCTGTCCCCCCGCCAGTTTGTTGCATTAGCTGAGAGTAAATAAGAATCGTCAGGCTGAACTGGTAGTTGTGAACATTTAttggttttgtttaaattttaacaCTAAAAAGTACCCGGTCTGATAGACTAAAACAggcaataaaagtaaaaaacaccATCATCATCGCCTTCATTATCACATCGTCGTGGCAGACAGTTCGAGCTTGGCTTAATGACATTCAGACGGTGCTGCTGTGATCAACACGgggcacaaacacaacagtgaatAACGACCATTGCGCTGGTCTGAGATGTAAAAAGCTGGAACAATCCACTCAGAACTGACATCGGTCACAACGTGGTCAGCGGTCACATCAGCTTTGGGTAAATCACTGACGAGGGAAGGTTTGactctctccatcactctgcTCCAGCATTTCTTAAAATGTATTCTTCAAACTCTTTTAGATTTGGTTTAGTTACACTGCTTAATTACAAAAAGGGCACATTTTTATCAAAAGTATTGCATCAAATCCAAACACTGAGATTTTTGAGACTTTGTTTAACAAACTAGAGCAAGTCAGTTCGTGGAGATTATACAGGAGTAGAAAGGgacatttaaagtcaaaattaaaaacacgCCAGGATTCATCAGAACATCAGTCACGTTTCCCTGTTACAAACGTACTGTCTGTATGAAGTAAAACTACGTCAACTGAAAACAATAAGACATCCCTTCATCCCCTCATTCCCACGTTTGCATCAAACAATAAGAGGACCTCAGCTCGTTCCCTGAGGAACCCCTGCATGAAGCTCTACGTCTTTAAACTGACCATGAAGCGGTTCCTGAAGGAACCCTGTAGGATTCTTGTCTCTAAAGATCGAGGTCCCTATGGGCTCCCAGCGAGACTCGTTTACTGCAGCCTCGGTTCCCTTCTCTCCTTCACCGCCTGCAGTTTTAATGAGGAGGCTAAATTGAAAAAGGTTTTCTTCTCTCCACATGGGAACCACACAACCACTTTTCAGAAAACTGctaaacaaatacattaaaaatcaCAGGAGTCCAGATGTGCTCTGATATGCACACATTAATGCCATCTGAGTGCACCTCAGTGCTTAAAATAACATGATGTGCACACATTACAAAGGATTTCCTGAGCCtcctgtaaaaacaacatttagagATAAACGCATCTGAAGGGAATTGATAATAATCACTTTGTAAGCTTTGATCACAACAACACCTGTAAATACTTTATAGAAGTGCATTGCTTTCACTAaagtgggaaagaaaaaaaatcagactgtTTCTGATAATTCCAATACTAAAGATTGTGTAATTATGtttatacaaaaacaaagcatgaaacaataaatatttttacaatcaGAGTTTTGAAATCTCTCACAAATGTAAAGATTTctaaaaactgagaaaataattgtgAGATTCTGAACCTTACGAGAAAATGTCTGAAGTTTTTTCTTTCCGTGTGCGTATCATGACTTATTAGAAAATCTTTGATTTTCCCCTCGTGTTTGATCTCGATGTTATTTTTCTgacaatgatttttttctttattaagcACTTTAAAAACCTAACTTTAAAGTGCTTGCTGttgtatattattattttgtaagtTAGTGACCTGAACGCAGCGtaaatctgtgttgttttaaacttGTGTAAGGAATGACAAGACTTAAAACCAGTTTACATTTAAAGATGGAGTCCCATTTACaccaggaaaacaaagaaacaaacacaagatgaatcctccaaataaaaataaaaagtaaaaaacatgAGATCATAATCTTTTGTTAGTCTTCCTATTTTTTTTGGCATGTCTGGGCTTCCACATTTCCAGCATCCCGTTGGTCTCTTGTCAACCTGTTAAAAACTATGTACGGCCAGAAagctgatgttttttatttgtagaaaaaaaaatgaaattgatcTTAAGGGACTCCGTCTTCAAACCTGAGAAGCTTGTGCGTTTgcagttttgtggtttttatcCATCAGAATGAGGCTCCGGTTTAAAAAGCTGAGAcgcaaacagaacaaataaaacaaacacattatcaAAGTCAAACAGCAACGCCATACATCCACTGAGGTAATGAGGTTTGTgtggaaacaggaaaaataaaacactttaaagGTCTTACGAGGAAAATGAGGTATGTGAACACGTGGAGGCTGAAAGTGCAACGAATCAAATAAACGAAGATGCTCGAGTTTGCAGAAAAGTGGTTGGGTCATTCAAGTGTTAGCAAAGCAGACGACAAGCTTTAGTTACTGAAGCAGACAGGAAATTAAACACTAAATTATTAATTCCCCAGTTTCTCATCAAATTGAAATATGATTTACCCGAGAATGAACCAGGTTCAAGAGCCACCGAAATCAAACGCACTTCAAGTTGCTCCTCTCGGACATTTTATCGACGGCAGTTTGATCATCTGCTGCAAACAGGACCTCTTCTACCAAACTGCAGCTGCTCGGCAGAGTTTTGGCTTCATATTGCTTCAGTTTCTTGTTCATACAAGTAAAAACAGAATCAGCATCTCGCTAGAAAAGGTTTGCACACTTACAGAGCataaaaacaatggaaatgGCTAACAGACATGACAGCCACCAGCAGAGGTCAAACACAGGTCAAACCCTATAAGCCCTGCACACCACTGACGTATTCATGCCTCATCtgatcctcctcttcctcaccgtCCATCCCTCCATCACATCCTGTTGTAcgaacataaacacagagaactTCCCCTTCATGTTCTCGCTGTGGACGACTTACAGGGAAATGGATTTTATATGTGACGTCCCTCAGACGTAATTTGATGGACAACAAGATGATATTGTGTGAGAGTTTTATTTCTATGGCAATAATGTCTATTTTTAAAGATAAGTAATTTGAGTTTGCTtcaataaactgaaaaactaaaatatacACGAGTTATTAAATGAGGAAATAACTAAAGTTTAGGCGTGGAATACGAGAATTTATCTGTTTACTGCTGAggattttaaaatctttattttggCAGGATATGGCTTCTGTAGGGCAACATGTCACCTTtgggtgaaaaataaaacaagaaaattagGGAAAATGAATAATGAGTCGCATGCCAATGagacacataaaacaaactTCCTGTCAGGGCCGAGCTTGTATCTGATTGAGCGTGAGGCGTTCAGGAACCTTTAGTTTCCCGTTCATAAACTACACAAAAGCCAGGCATCTGATTGGTCCTCGAGCTCAGACAAGAGTGCGAGTCCAAATTGTATCAAGTACGTCTGTATTTAAAACCGCTTTATTcatcaggttcaggttcaggttcaggttcaggttcagattGAGGGCTGGTCTGCTTCAGATTAGGTCCAAACCTCTGGACCAGTAAAGACCAACAGGCTCTGAACTCTGCAGATTCATCTTCAgag of the Scatophagus argus isolate fScaArg1 chromosome 16, fScaArg1.pri, whole genome shotgun sequence genome contains:
- the si:dkeyp-113d7.1 gene encoding zinc finger protein 696, whose protein sequence is MTDLETECLSLGLPPECGSPPPPLDASLQVDCGPGPTSTTTTPTLALLSSDCPTPTLSSLAAEIAEPLVMLPCVKSEPEDGDLEPIRTVDLSEIQPLSTAELGQDQIKMEISGLDYIKSEHHGHHGSHHLGHFHHSDVTELDFKSHYEPSSVFDYISQVTDTLEYIKSDHHVDLQCYYTTESSTMSSHLQHNGLESIHMAELRTELNKLRPDTLLMDGMGKLDPEFGGGALYELQPAAEGKAAAEVTPAATGQAGGESLVITTKTQSPTVRKPRNMQGEKPFSCTQCGKNFSTLGNLKTHQRIHTGERPYTCSQCGKSFGQAGNLKRHQLIHTGQKPYVCAHCPKGFTKADDLRSHQRLHTGERPFICVTCGKSFGQSKELKAHQLSHTGERPFCCQHCGKSFSKETSYRNHVQIHTGEKPFTCSQCGKTFSNSGVLKTHEKIHSGERPFGCTQCGKSFGRLGHLKAHQQIHTGERPYACPHCGKTFSQSGHLKAHEQIHKRERVDTASSSSSTMGSDSS